A window of Myxococcales bacterium genomic DNA:
GCGGGCGTGCGCGAGGCGGGGCTCGAGAAGGTCATCAAGAAGCTCCGAGGCGCGGCGGGGACCAAGGTGCGCCTCACCGTGCGACGCGAAGGGACGCGCGGGTTCCTCACCTTCGAGCTGGTGCGCGAGGACATCCACGTGCCCGCGATCACCCACAAGCGCCTCGACGGGAACGTCGGCTATCTGCGGCTCAAGCAGTTCCAGGACCACGCGCACGACGAGCTGCTGCGCGCGGCGGCTGAGCTCCGCAAGGGCGGCCCCGTGGCGGGTGTGCTGCTCGACCTCCGCAACAACCCGGGCGGGCTCGTGGACGAGGCCGCCGAGATCGCCGACGAGTTCCTGGAGACCGGCCTCATTTACTCGATGCGACGCCGAGGCGAGACGCTCGAGGAAGCCCACGCCACGTCGGGCGGTGCGTTCGTGTCGATCCCCGTGGTCGTCCTCGTGAACGAGTGGAGCGCGAGCGCTTCAGAGCTGCTCACCGGCGCGCTCCAGGATCACAAGCGCGCCATGGTCGTAGGCGCGGCCACCTTCGGGAAGGGCAGCGTGCAGACCATCCTGTCGCTTCCCGGAGGAGCGGGGCTGAAGCTGACCACCGCTCGCTACTTCACGCCGGGCGGGCACGCCATCCAGGCCGACGGCATCCACCCCGACGTGCTGCTGGAGTCGACGACGCGCATCGCGGGGGACGCGGGCGCCCCCGCCCTCCGCGAGCGCGACCTGGACAATCACCTGCCGCCGGAGGGCCCGCTCGGGGGCGCCCCGCCCTCCCCGCGTGACGCGGGGACGTTGGTGGACGGCGGCCCCGGCGCCGAGACTCTCCTCGTGTCGGACGTCCCCACCGATCCGACCACGTCCAAGGACCTGGCGCTCCGCACGGGCTACCAACTCTTGCGCTCGAAGATCGACGGGCGCTAACAGCCCGGGCCTCGCTCAGCCGCGCAGCGTCATGGCGGCGTGCACCAGCGGCATGAGGAGGACGAAAGTGAGCGCGACGAGCGCGAAGCTCACCCAGGTCCAGTCGGCCGGGCCGCCGATGCGCGCCAGCGACCCCAACATCACGAGGATGCCCACGACCACGCTGCCGCGGGACGGGCTGCGCCAGAGCATGAAGCTCGCGACCACCCCGAAGAGCGAGCAGGTGCCCGCCACGAGGCTCTTCCAGGTCATGCCGGCCACCGAGAACCACGCCGCGAGCGCCACGGCCGTGCCCGCGCTCCACACGAGCAGCGACAGGGCGGCCCCGGTGACGGCTTTGCTGGCGGCTTGGTCTTCCAACGGGACTCCCTCGGACGAGGCCGCGCGTCAGCCGCGTACGCGGATGGCGTACGTGAGCTTGAGGACGCTCTTCAAGACGCTGGGGACACGCTTCCAGAGGTTGATCGACGGGGGCCGCTTCTCCTTGATGCGAACGGGGATTTCGCGGGTGCGCACCCCGCCGCGGTCGGCGCGGATGACGAACTCGCTCGCGAACACGTCCTTCTCGACGAGGCAGGCCGTGACGACGTCGAGGAGGGCGGAGCGCCGGAACGCCTTGAGGCCGTGCGTGTCGGTGCCGCGAAATCCGAGCAAGACCCGGAGCATGCCCGAGTACGCGACGCTCGCCGCGTGGCGAACGAGCGGCCGCTCGTCCTCCGCGCCCATGAGGAGCTTCGAGCCGATGACGAGATCGGCCTCACCCGTCTCGAGGATCTCGACGGCGCGCCGGTGAAACTCGGTGTCGCAGAGGTCGATCTCCTCGCAGACGACGATCTCGCCCCGCGCGAGCAGGATGCCCTCCTTCAGGGCGCGCCCGTAGTTGGGCTCGCCCATGGAGATGATCTTCACGTGCTCGGGGCGCTCGGCGGCGAGCTCCCGGCCGATGGCCACGGTGCGATCCGTAGAGCCGTTCTCGGCGAGAATGAGCTCGTACGACCATCCGAACGGCTCGAGGCGGCCACACAGGTCCTCCACCGCCGCGCGGAGGATGCCCGCCTCGTTGTAGACCGGAATGACGATGGAAATGCGCGGCGACGGTGCGGTGCTCATCCGATTCGGGAAGCTACCTAGCAGACGCGCCCGGCGGTCGAAAGCCGAATCCCGCGCGGTCCGCGGTCGGTGGTTCCCGACCGCTCGCGAGCGCGCTCGCTTCGCCCTCGGCCTGCTAAGGTGGTGCGCATGCGCAAGGCCATGCTCCTCGTCGCCGCCGTCTCGGTGGCGCTCTTCGCTTGCAAAGACGCCCCCCCGCCGCCCGTGAAGGCGGAGCCCAAGAAGCCGCAGCCGGTGCCCACCGACTTCGTCATGAACGACTTCTTCACCGACGAGACCCAGGTGAAGGGCGTCGCGGGCGACGCCAGCGTGAACCTGCCCGACGGCGGGTCGGCGACGGCCAGCGCCGGTGGCGGCGGCAACGCCTCCGCGCAGGCGGGCGACGCGCGGGTGGCGAAGCTCGTCGAGCCCGGCGCAGAGCCGCGTGCGCCCCGCCGGTACACGTTCGCCGCCGGCAAGCCCGAGGTGCGCGTCGGCCAGGTGCGGGTCGCCATCACGGTGGCCGCCCCCGGCCGGCCGCCGGAGGAGCAGGCCGAGCCGGCGCTCGACTTGACGATGAAGCTCTCCACCAAGGGCGCGAGCAAGGGCACCTTCCCGTTCGACGTTCGCCTCGAGAAGGCGGCGCTCGCCGAGGGCCAGGGGCTCGATCCGCGCTCCGCCGCCGAGGCGCAGAAGCAGCTCGGGCCACTCGTCGGCCTGGCCGCGAAGGTCGAGATCTCGCCGCGGGGCGTCGTGGGCGAGCTCGCGTTCGCGGGCGACGAGAAGATGGCCAAGCCGGGCACCGCCGAGGTCCTCCAGATGGTCCAGCAGACCCTCGAGTTCGCGGCCGTGCCCTTCCCCGAGGAGCCGATCGGCGTCGGCGCCAAGTGGGAGATGGCGAACGTGAGCGTCGCGCAGGGCACCCGGGTCACCACGCGGACCGTCTTTCTCCTCAAGGAGTGGTCGGCCGACGGCGGCGTGATCACGGCGGAGATCGCCCGCTCCGCCCCGAAGTCGCCGCTCCGCGATCCGCGGATGGCCGGGGCGCAGGTCAGCATCGATGGCAAGGGCACCTACACCTTCAAGGTGAAGCTCGACCGCCCCACGCTGAAGGTGTCGGGCGAGAGCGAGACCATCGCGAAGATCGACGTGCCCAAGTCGGCGAAGGGGCCCGCCCAGACCATCACGCAGACCATCAAGACCAAGCACTCGCTGGACTCCCCCGGCGGCAAGTAGCCGACGACGCGGAAACCCCGCGGTTCTCGGCGGGGCGGGCGCCGCCGCTTGACGGCGACCCGCGGGTGGAGTGAATACGAGCCCGACAAACGCGATGGCGCGACGCCGCGACGACGCGACGGCGCACACGAACAAGGAGCGCGCGATGGCCGAGGGCTTGAACAAGGTGATGCTGCTGGGGAACCTCGGGGCCGACCCCGAGCTGCGCATGACGGCGGGGGGCCAGGCCATCCTGAAGCTCCGGCTCGCGACCACCGAGACCTACCTCGACAAGAGCAACACGCGCCAGGAGCGCACCGAGTGGCACTCCATCACGGTGTGGGGCAAGCGCGGCGAGGCCCTCGCGAAGATCCTCGCCAAGGGCTCCAACATCTTCGTCGAGGGCTCGCTCCGCACCTCGAGCTACGAGAAAGACGGCGACAAGCGCTACCGCACCGAGATCGTCGCCAACAACATCCTGCTCACCGGCCGTCGCGGCGGCGGCGAGGCGCGTGGCCATGACGACTTCGCCGGTCCGCCCCCGGAGGCGCGCCGCGGCGGCGGCGGCGGCGGCGGCGGCTACGGTGGCGGCGGTGGCGGTGGCGGTGGCGGTGGCGGTGGCGGTGGCGGCGGGCGACCCGCGCCCGCGCAGGCCCCGGCCCCGCAGGACGACTACAACGACTTCGGCGCTGACGACGACATCCCGTTCTGAAGCGACCCTCCGCGCCGTAAATTTCTCGGTGATCTCACGCCGCGCCGGCACCTTTCGCGGTGGCCGGTGGCGGCGATTTGAGTATGCTCGCGGGCGATGCGCCTACTCATCGCCGACAAGCTCCACCCCCGCGCCGTCGAAGAGCTCCGTACGCTCCCCATCGAGGTCGTCTACGAGCCCGAGCTCACCAAAGAGACCCTCGAGACCACCATCCGGGACGTGGGCATCTTGGTCGTCCGCTCCAAAGAGGTGACCGCGAAGGCCATCGAGGGCGCGCGCCAGCTGAACCTCATCGTGCGGGCTGGCACGGAGGCCCACAACATCGACATCCGCGCGGCCAGCAAGGGGGGCGTCTACGTCGCGAACTGCCCCGGCAAGAACGCCGGCGCGGTGGCCGAGCTGGTCCTCGGCCAGATCATCGCCCTCGACCGCCGCATCCCCGACGCCGTCCTCTCCCTCCGCAACCAGAGGTGGGAGCGCAGCGAATACGGCAAGGCCGAAGGCATCGCCGGAAAAACCATTGGTATCGCGGGGTTCGGCGCGGTCGGCCGCGAGGTCGCGCGCATGGCCCTGGCGTTCGGGCTGCGCCCCCTCGCGTGGAGCCGCGGGCTCTCGCCGCAGGCCGCCGCTGAAGCGGGCGTGGGGCACGTGAAGACCATCGAGGAGCTCGCCAGCAAGAGCGACATCCTCACGCTGCACCTGCCGGTGAATGACCGCACGCGGCAGCTCGTGAACAAGCGCGTCCTCGACCTGCTCCCGCGCCGCGCGATGCTCATCAACGTCGCGCGCGCCGACCTGGTCGACTACGCCGCTCTCCGCGAGGCGGTCAAAGGGCGCGGCCTGCGCGCGGCGGTGGACGTGTACCCGGACGAGCCCAAGGGCAAGCGCGAGTTCGCGACCGACCTCTTCGAGGCGGCGCCGTCGGCCACCGGGGGGTTCGTCTACGGCACGCCGCACATCGCCGCCTCGACCGACCAGGCCCAGCTCGCGATCGCGACCGAGACCGTGCGCGTCATCCGTTCGTTCCTGGTCGACGGCAACGTCCCGAACTGCCTGAACGTCTCGCACGTGAGGGTCGCGCGCTTCCAGCTCGTCATCCGCATGCTCGACAAGGTCGGCACGCTCGCGAACGTCCTCTCCGTGATCAAGCGGCACGGGATCAACATCGAAGAGGTCACGAACACCGTCTTCGAGCACGCGGAGGCGTCGTCGACCAAGCTGCGGCTGCTCTCTCGGCCGAGCGAGACGTGCCTCAGCGAGATCCGCGCGTTCGACGAGATCCTCCACCTCGACCTGGTCACCCTCCCCTACCTCGCGTAGCCGCCCCGGGGGGCCCCCTCCACGAGAGTCGTTGTCGCTTCGGGCGATGCTTGCTAACCCAGCGAGATGCGCGCGCCCTCAACCCCGTCGGTGGTCTAGCCCGGAATGCAGGCGCGCGGCGGTCGTGGGGGGCGGAGCGTGGCCCATTCGGGGGTGCGCTGGGCGTTCGCCATCGGCCAGGTGATCCTCGCGACGAGCGCCGCGGGTGGCGCGTGCACGCCGGTGCCGATCGTCGGCTACGACGCCGCGATCACTGCCGACGCCGAGGCCGGCGCGCAGCCGCTTGACGCGGGAGACGCCGAGGCGGCCGCCGCGCCGAAGCGCCGCGAGTGGGACGCGGGCGTCGACGACGACGCGTTCCCGGCGTCGGACGAGGAGCTCGAGCTCCGCATGCGCCACCTGCTCGAGGCCGTCGCGGCGGGCGACCCTGCCCTCGCGCCGGACGTGCTCTATCCGCGCGACGCGTGGGTGCGCTCGCGCGACGCCAGCGACCCAGGTAAGGCCTGGGACCACAGCGTGAAGCCGAGCTTTCTCCGCGACGTGGCCAAGCTCCACAAGCGCGCGAAGGGCATCGAGCGCGCGCGCTTCGTGTCATTCGATCTCGGGCGGGCCGTCGCGCACGTGCCGGCGAAGCCGCGCGACCTGAAGCGGCCCCTCTGGCGGGTGAAACGCTCGAGGATCACCTACACGATCGACGACAAGACGAAGCACCTCGACATCGCCGAGATGACCGCGTTCCGGGGCGCCTGGTACGTGACCCGCTTGCGCTGACGGCGAGGGCCCACGACGCCACCCGGGCGTCGGCACGGGTCCTCTCGAGGGGCATGAAATGCGCGCGCCCGCCGCGTCGCGAGACGGGCGGGCGTGGCGACTGCAGGGGGAGTCGGAGGCCCCGACCCGACGTCAGGCCTTGGCGGCGGGCGTCTTCTTCTCGTAGCGCTTACGGAAGCGGTCGACGCGGCCGGCCGTGTCGATGAGCTTCTGGGTGCCCGTGTAGAACGGGTGGCACGCGCCGCAGACGTCGACCTGGAGGTCGCCGCGGGTGGAACGCGTCACGAAGGTATTTCCGCACGCGCAGCTGGCGTTGGACGGGGGGTAGTCGGGGTGAATGCCGTCTTTCATGGGACTCCTGGGCTCGCCGAGGGATAGGAGAGCGGCGGAGGATATAAGACGGTCCGGACCGGGGCGCAAGGGAACGTGGAGGTGACCCCCGAACGCCGGTCGTCGGGGAGCCGGTGGCGAGGCCTCGCCATGAACGTGCGCCAGGTCACCACGACCAAACGCACCTGGGTTGCATCGACGGTCCCGGTGGGGTACGTCGGTGGCGTGGCCAAACCGCGGGCGCGCATCAAGACGGTTCCCGAGGACTTCGTCGTCGACGAGGAGCCCGCGTACGTCGCCTCGGGCGTGGGCGACCATGTGTTCGCGCGCGTGGAGAAGCGGAATCTCACGACCCACGACGCGGTGAGCGCGCTCGCGGAGGTCGCGGGCGTCCACCCCCGCGACGTCGGCGTCGCTGGGCTGAAGGACAAGGTCGCGATCACCACCCAGTGGCTGTCGTTCTTGGCGCTTCCGGGCACCCAGGTGGAGGAGCGCCTCCGCGCCTACGCGGCGGCCGCGCGCCCTGATCTGCGCGTGCTCGACCTGCAGCGGCACGGCAACAAGCTCCGCACGGGGCACCTCGTGGAGAACCGCTTTCGCATCCGGCTCCGCGACCTCGATCCCGCTCGCGTGGCCGAGGTCGAGGCGGCGCTGCTCGGCCTCGAGGCTTCGGGCGTCCCGAACGCGTTCGGGCAGCAGCGCTTCGGTCGCGACGCCGACAACGTCGCGAGGGCGCTGGCCTTCCTGAGCGGGCAGGAGCGCGGTCCGCGTGAGCCGCGCGCCCGCAAGTTCCTGTTTTCGGCGCTGCAGTCCGAGGTGTTCAATCGGGTGCTCGCGGCGCGCGAGGCCGACGGCACGTGGACCACGCCGCTCCTCGGCGACGTGCTCAAGCTCGAGACCGGCGGCCTCTTCGTGTGCACCGAGCCCGAGGTAGACCAAGCGCGCGCGGCGCGGGGCGAGCTGTGCCCCACCGGCCCGATGGTCGGCGTGAAAATGCGCGCGACAGAGCACGAGGTCCTCGCCCTCGAGACGCGCGTCGCCGCCGAGGTGCTCGGGCCCTCCTTCGACCTCGGCCGCACCCGCGCGCTCGGCGAGGGCACCCGCCGCCCGCTGGTGCTCCGCGTGAGCCAGCTCAAGGTCACCCGCGAGGAGGCCGCGTCGGGCGCGCCGGACGCCCCGCACGCCCGCGTCAACCTGGTGGTCGAGTTCGCGCTCCCGAAGGGGGCCTACGCGACCACGGTGCTCGCGCGCGTGGTCGACGCGGAGGAGCCGACGCGCGAGTCTCGTGAGTCTCGCGAGGGGCGACCGCGCCGTTCCGACGACATCCTGGTCGACGCCTAGAGCGTTGGACTCCAACAAGTGATATTCATGTTCAGCAAGACAACCTTCTCCCTCGGCGCCGCCCCCGCGGGGCGCCGGAACCCCAGGAAGCCGCAGCCGTGAACCAGCTCATCGAGCGAATGAAGAGTGCGATGGTCGGACTGGGAGCCGGGTGGCTCCTGATCCTCATGCTGATCCTCAGCGTGGTGTCGCTGGCGATCATGCTGGAGCGCGCGTTCCTCTACTGGTCGCTTCGCGACGACATCCCCGCGCTCATGAAGGACCTGGCGCGCCTGCTCCGCGCGGGCGACTTCGAGGGCGCTCGCCGTCGCCTCGAGGCGTCACCGAGCGCCGAGGCCGCGGTCGTGGTCGCCGGCATCGTCGAGGCGGAGCTCGGCGCGGACAGCGCGGAGGAGGCCATGCTCGGCGCCAGCGCGCTGCAGCGCATCAAGCTGGAGAAGCGGCTCGCGTTCCTCGGCACGCTCGGGAACAACGCCCCCTTCATCGGGCTGCTCGGCACCGTCATCGGCATCGTCGGCGCGTTCGACGAGCTCGGCAAGGTCAAGGCCGCCGCCCCGGGCGCGGCCGCCGCGAGCGTCGGCGTCGCCCCCGAGGCCGTCATGACCAACATCGCGGAGGCGCTCGTGGCTACGGCGGTCGGCCTGCTGGTCGCCATCCCGGCGGTCGCGGCTTTCAACGCCTTCCAGCGCATCGTCAAGGCGACGCTCGCCAACACCGACGCGCTGAGCAGCCTGCTGCTCGCCCACCTCAAGGCGGATCCCGCGGCGCTCTCGGCGGCGGCGGCCACGACCGCCAAGGCGCGCGCCAAGGACGACGCGCCCGCGTCCAAGAACGGCGCGAAGGCCGCGTCGAAGTCCGCCGCGGAGCCCGCGAGCGACGACGCTGAGGCCGAGGGGTCCGACTGATGGCCGGCGGCGCGCAAGACTCCGACGACGCGATCAACGGCATCAACGTCACGCCGCTCGTCGATATCATGTTGGTTCTACTCATCATTTTCATGGTGACGGCGAAGC
This region includes:
- a CDS encoding S41 family peptidase produces the protein MSPTPARRAGGTAARIAKIAAPIVLAFAAGMVAEGRRAEATPTEASPYAVTGELARVLVVMERSYVDPVDRDKALRGAITGMVGSLDPHSHYLSAPEYKDFQRDTEGNFGGIGVEVDARGDEIKVIAPIEGAPAFRAGIRAGDVIVAVDGAGVREAGLEKVIKKLRGAAGTKVRLTVRREGTRGFLTFELVREDIHVPAITHKRLDGNVGYLRLKQFQDHAHDELLRAAAELRKGGPVAGVLLDLRNNPGGLVDEAAEIADEFLETGLIYSMRRRGETLEEAHATSGGAFVSIPVVVLVNEWSASASELLTGALQDHKRAMVVGAATFGKGSVQTILSLPGGAGLKLTTARYFTPGGHAIQADGIHPDVLLESTTRIAGDAGAPALRERDLDNHLPPEGPLGGAPPSPRDAGTLVDGGPGAETLLVSDVPTDPTTSKDLALRTGYQLLRSKIDGR
- a CDS encoding glycosyltransferase, yielding MSTAPSPRISIVIPVYNEAGILRAAVEDLCGRLEPFGWSYELILAENGSTDRTVAIGRELAAERPEHVKIISMGEPNYGRALKEGILLARGEIVVCEEIDLCDTEFHRRAVEILETGEADLVIGSKLLMGAEDERPLVRHAASVAYSGMLRVLLGFRGTDTHGLKAFRRSALLDVVTACLVEKDVFASEFVIRADRGGVRTREIPVRIKEKRPPSINLWKRVPSVLKSVLKLTYAIRVRG
- a CDS encoding single-stranded DNA-binding protein: MAEGLNKVMLLGNLGADPELRMTAGGQAILKLRLATTETYLDKSNTRQERTEWHSITVWGKRGEALAKILAKGSNIFVEGSLRTSSYEKDGDKRYRTEIVANNILLTGRRGGGEARGHDDFAGPPPEARRGGGGGGGGYGGGGGGGGGGGGGGGGGRPAPAQAPAPQDDYNDFGADDDIPF
- a CDS encoding D-3-phosphoglycerate dehydrogenase, translated to MRLLIADKLHPRAVEELRTLPIEVVYEPELTKETLETTIRDVGILVVRSKEVTAKAIEGARQLNLIVRAGTEAHNIDIRAASKGGVYVANCPGKNAGAVAELVLGQIIALDRRIPDAVLSLRNQRWERSEYGKAEGIAGKTIGIAGFGAVGREVARMALAFGLRPLAWSRGLSPQAAAEAGVGHVKTIEELASKSDILTLHLPVNDRTRQLVNKRVLDLLPRRAMLINVARADLVDYAALREAVKGRGLRAAVDVYPDEPKGKREFATDLFEAAPSATGGFVYGTPHIAASTDQAQLAIATETVRVIRSFLVDGNVPNCLNVSHVRVARFQLVIRMLDKVGTLANVLSVIKRHGINIEEVTNTVFEHAEASSTKLRLLSRPSETCLSEIRAFDEILHLDLVTLPYLA
- the rpmE gene encoding 50S ribosomal protein L31, giving the protein MKDGIHPDYPPSNASCACGNTFVTRSTRGDLQVDVCGACHPFYTGTQKLIDTAGRVDRFRKRYEKKTPAAKA
- a CDS encoding tRNA pseudouridine(13) synthase TruD, giving the protein MNVRQVTTTKRTWVASTVPVGYVGGVAKPRARIKTVPEDFVVDEEPAYVASGVGDHVFARVEKRNLTTHDAVSALAEVAGVHPRDVGVAGLKDKVAITTQWLSFLALPGTQVEERLRAYAAAARPDLRVLDLQRHGNKLRTGHLVENRFRIRLRDLDPARVAEVEAALLGLEASGVPNAFGQQRFGRDADNVARALAFLSGQERGPREPRARKFLFSALQSEVFNRVLAAREADGTWTTPLLGDVLKLETGGLFVCTEPEVDQARAARGELCPTGPMVGVKMRATEHEVLALETRVAAEVLGPSFDLGRTRALGEGTRRPLVLRVSQLKVTREEAASGAPDAPHARVNLVVEFALPKGAYATTVLARVVDAEEPTRESRESREGRPRRSDDILVDA
- a CDS encoding MotA/TolQ/ExbB proton channel family protein, whose protein sequence is MKSAMVGLGAGWLLILMLILSVVSLAIMLERAFLYWSLRDDIPALMKDLARLLRAGDFEGARRRLEASPSAEAAVVVAGIVEAELGADSAEEAMLGASALQRIKLEKRLAFLGTLGNNAPFIGLLGTVIGIVGAFDELGKVKAAAPGAAAASVGVAPEAVMTNIAEALVATAVGLLVAIPAVAAFNAFQRIVKATLANTDALSSLLLAHLKADPAALSAAAATTAKARAKDDAPASKNGAKAASKSAAEPASDDAEAEGSD